A single Mangrovimonas sp. YM274 DNA region contains:
- the thrC gene encoding threonine synthase has protein sequence MKYYSLNRKAPETTFKDAVIKGLAPDKGLYFPESITPLPKSFFEQMDEMDNVDIAFEAIKQFIVPEIPEDTLKEIISETLSFDFPIVKINNQISSLELFHGPTMAFKDVGARFMARCLGYFNDSNPNEVTVLVATSGDTGGAVANGFLGVNGVKVVILYPSGKVSDIQEKQLTTLKKNIKALEVDGTFDDCQAMVKQAFLDESITSHMQLTSANSINVARWLPQMFYYFFAYKALYKTHKDLVFSVPSGNFGNICAGMMAKQLGLPIQHFVAANNANKVVTDYLREGIYDPKPSVQTISNAMDVGDPSNFIRIQEICQNNYKNLKEDLSGYSFTDKETKEALKELYNDYSYVADPHGAVGYLACKSYLKENPNAHCVFLETAHPTKFLDVVEEVIRENIELPPQILKVMSKKKRATSIASYEELKSFLLES, from the coding sequence ATGAAATACTATTCCCTCAATCGAAAAGCCCCAGAAACCACCTTCAAGGATGCCGTTATCAAAGGATTGGCACCTGACAAAGGCTTGTATTTTCCTGAATCCATAACTCCATTGCCAAAATCGTTTTTTGAGCAAATGGATGAAATGGATAATGTGGACATTGCTTTTGAAGCCATCAAACAATTTATAGTCCCCGAAATTCCTGAAGACACTTTAAAAGAGATTATCTCAGAAACATTGTCTTTTGATTTTCCAATTGTAAAGATCAATAATCAAATTTCCTCCTTGGAATTGTTCCATGGCCCAACCATGGCTTTTAAGGATGTTGGTGCTCGATTTATGGCGAGATGCCTAGGCTATTTCAATGACAGCAATCCAAATGAAGTCACGGTTTTGGTCGCTACTTCTGGCGATACTGGTGGAGCCGTTGCCAATGGCTTTTTAGGAGTTAACGGTGTGAAGGTCGTTATTTTGTATCCTAGCGGCAAAGTAAGTGATATTCAGGAAAAGCAACTTACCACTTTAAAAAAGAACATCAAAGCTTTAGAAGTAGATGGCACTTTCGACGATTGTCAAGCGATGGTGAAACAAGCTTTTTTGGATGAATCCATAACAAGCCATATGCAGTTAACCTCTGCCAATTCCATTAATGTGGCGAGATGGCTTCCGCAAATGTTCTACTACTTTTTCGCATACAAAGCATTATACAAAACTCATAAGGACCTTGTATTTTCGGTACCTAGCGGAAATTTTGGTAACATTTGTGCTGGTATGATGGCCAAACAATTAGGCCTTCCTATTCAACATTTTGTAGCTGCCAACAATGCCAATAAAGTAGTCACAGATTATCTACGGGAGGGGATTTACGATCCTAAACCTTCCGTGCAAACCATAAGCAATGCCATGGATGTGGGAGACCCTAGTAATTTTATTAGAATTCAGGAAATCTGTCAGAACAATTACAAGAACCTCAAAGAAGATTTATCTGGCTATAGCTTTACCGACAAGGAAACCAAAGAAGCTCTCAAGGAACTTTACAACGATTACAGTTATGTAGCCGATCCACATGGTGCCGTTGGGTATTTGGCCTGTAAATCTTATTTAAAGGAAAACCCAAATGCCCATTGTGTATTTTTGGAAACAGCTCACCCAACCAAATTTTTGGATGTTGTGGAAGAAGTTATCAGGGAAAACATCGAACTTCCTCCACAAATCCTTAAGGTAATGAGTAAGAAAAAAAGAGCGACTTCCATTGCATCGTATGAAGAATTGAAATCATTCTTATTAGAATCATAG
- a CDS encoding NAD(P)H-hydrate dehydratase: MKILSKEQVYEGDRLTAERQKISSTDLMERAATKIFYWIHTRLQGQPIPIHVFCGIGNNGGDGLVLARHLINHGYNVNTYVVNYSDKRSKDFLINYDRIKQTSKNWPVLLNADDELPLITPDAIIVDAVFGIGLNRPADEWVKKLFQHFRASKAFTLSIDIPSGLYTNHVPEDENGVVWANYTLSFQTPKLVFFLPDTGKFTVEWEVLDIGIDPSYLQEVKTEAELIGKFEMLSVYQPRDKFSHKGSFGHALIIGGSYGKIGAVILASRAALTAGAGLITTYVPKCGYVPLQSSFPEAMVITDKEEELISDISFELTPSAIGFGVGMGTSKKALGAFEAFLKKYEGRLVIDADGLNMLSHNLEILELLQPQTILTPHPKELKRLIGDWKDDFDKLEKVKAFTKKYNLIIVIKGANTITVYKDLLYVNSTGNPGLATAGTGDVLTGIITGMLSQGYDPLTASLFGVYLHGKAADIAVLDLGYQALTASMVIDALGEAYLDLFKQPQEEGTEQPNKQTE; the protein is encoded by the coding sequence ATGAAAATACTTTCTAAAGAACAAGTCTATGAAGGTGATAGACTTACGGCCGAGCGTCAAAAGATAAGCTCTACAGATTTAATGGAGCGTGCGGCAACTAAAATTTTTTATTGGATCCATACAAGATTACAGGGACAGCCAATACCTATTCATGTGTTTTGTGGTATTGGAAATAATGGAGGAGATGGTTTGGTACTGGCTAGGCACTTAATTAATCATGGCTATAACGTGAATACCTATGTTGTTAATTATAGTGATAAGCGTTCCAAGGATTTTCTAATTAATTACGACCGTATAAAGCAAACCTCCAAAAATTGGCCTGTGCTTTTAAATGCAGATGATGAATTACCTCTTATAACTCCAGATGCAATTATCGTAGATGCTGTTTTTGGAATAGGTCTTAACCGCCCGGCAGATGAATGGGTCAAAAAGCTTTTTCAGCATTTTAGAGCATCAAAGGCATTTACCTTATCTATAGACATTCCTTCTGGATTATACACAAATCATGTTCCTGAAGATGAAAATGGTGTGGTTTGGGCTAACTATACCTTAAGTTTTCAAACGCCAAAATTGGTATTCTTTTTGCCGGATACCGGAAAGTTCACGGTAGAATGGGAGGTGTTGGATATTGGAATTGATCCGTCGTATTTACAAGAAGTAAAAACAGAAGCCGAGTTAATTGGAAAATTTGAAATGCTATCGGTATACCAACCAAGAGACAAGTTTTCCCATAAAGGAAGTTTTGGTCATGCTCTTATTATTGGAGGAAGTTATGGTAAGATTGGAGCTGTTATTTTAGCCAGTAGGGCAGCCCTAACTGCGGGAGCAGGTTTAATTACAACTTATGTTCCTAAATGCGGTTATGTTCCTTTGCAATCCTCCTTTCCGGAAGCCATGGTCATTACAGATAAAGAAGAAGAATTGATTTCGGATATTTCATTTGAGTTGACCCCTTCAGCAATTGGTTTTGGAGTAGGGATGGGGACAAGTAAAAAAGCGCTTGGTGCCTTCGAGGCGTTTTTAAAGAAATATGAGGGACGTTTGGTTATAGATGCTGATGGACTCAATATGTTAAGCCATAATTTGGAGATACTTGAATTGTTGCAACCACAAACTATTTTAACGCCGCACCCAAAAGAATTAAAACGCTTAATTGGAGATTGGAAAGATGATTTTGACAAACTAGAAAAAGTGAAGGCATTTACCAAAAAGTACAATCTTATTATAGTAATAAAAGGAGCTAACACTATTACTGTTTATAAGGATCTTTTATATGTGAATTCCACTGGAAACCCAGGACTTGCTACCGCAGGAACGGGAGATGTGCTGACGGGAATTATTACAGGAATGCTCTCCCAAGGATATGATCCATTAACAGCCTCTTTGTTTGGAGTATACCTGCATGGAAAGGCTGCCGATATTGCTGTGTTGGATCTGGGATATCAAGCCCTCACCGCAAGTATGGTGATTGACGCTCTTGGCGAAGCATATTTAGATCTATTTAAACAACCACAAGAGGAGGGAACTGAACAACCTAACAAACAGACAGAATAA
- a CDS encoding cytochrome-c peroxidase, with amino-acid sequence MKHIKKTHYSLVCLLCIVLCSCKQEETQEAIEPIVILERSYVNTLERCIEFLDSTLESSNRDLMLKGYLNAREQFKMAEPVLSFVDKGNYKSLNAPNILSVEEEDATDIKIKNPFGFQVMEELLFEEPFDKIEFKKVTQQTKNRLKLVKENTRLKLKPYHILWLIRDEVARIALTGITGFDSPVLEASMKESIIAYGSLKELLNVYKDEFASEGLYNEFQEAFDKAIVNLNSDFESFDRFNFIKNHTHKQLDLLQRTKTDWEVQFPLELAFRNDMTSLFSANTFNMDYFSGYVEVDSLLSSKISLGQRLFNDTRLSSDNSMSCATCHDKNKAFTDGLKTFPKQLRNTPTLTYAALQKSFFYDGRTGNLEGQIVDVVNNKNEFHTNLQDLKEVVGNDSVYAVQFSKLYGSEVSDHSIRNAIAVYIRSLNKFNSKFDNNINGLENTLSSHEVNGFNLFMGKAKCATCHFAPVFNGTVPPNFKDTEFELLGVPRDTLKETLVDGDLGRYNVFNTIEKKYFFKTPTVRNSSKTAPYMHNGVFVSLEQLMEFYNDGGGAGLGLDLEYQTLPPDALGLTESEMKDIISFMESLEDS; translated from the coding sequence TTGAAACATATAAAAAAGACACACTATAGCTTAGTGTGTCTTTTGTGCATTGTATTATGTTCCTGTAAGCAAGAGGAAACTCAAGAAGCTATTGAGCCCATTGTTATTTTGGAGCGTAGTTATGTGAATACTTTAGAACGCTGTATTGAGTTTTTGGATTCTACTTTGGAAAGCAGTAACAGGGATTTGATGTTAAAAGGTTATTTAAATGCTCGGGAACAATTTAAAATGGCAGAACCCGTGCTGTCTTTTGTAGATAAAGGTAATTACAAGAGTTTAAATGCTCCAAATATTTTAAGTGTAGAAGAAGAAGACGCTACCGATATCAAAATCAAAAATCCTTTTGGATTTCAGGTAATGGAGGAGTTGCTGTTTGAGGAACCTTTTGACAAAATAGAATTTAAAAAGGTGACACAGCAAACCAAGAACAGATTGAAACTTGTCAAGGAGAACACACGACTTAAACTAAAACCATATCATATTTTATGGCTCATTCGGGATGAAGTGGCTCGCATTGCCCTAACAGGGATTACAGGCTTTGATTCGCCTGTTTTGGAAGCTTCCATGAAAGAAAGCATCATTGCCTATGGAAGTTTAAAGGAGTTGCTGAATGTTTATAAAGATGAATTTGCTTCGGAAGGATTGTATAATGAGTTTCAAGAAGCATTTGATAAGGCTATTGTGAATTTGAATTCTGATTTTGAAAGTTTTGACAGGTTCAATTTCATTAAAAACCACACCCATAAGCAATTGGATTTGTTGCAACGCACCAAAACTGATTGGGAAGTTCAGTTTCCTTTGGAATTGGCTTTTAGGAATGACATGACGTCATTATTCTCAGCCAATACGTTTAATATGGATTATTTCTCGGGGTATGTAGAAGTGGATAGTTTGCTGTCCTCAAAAATCAGTTTGGGGCAACGCTTGTTTAATGACACCAGATTGTCGAGCGACAATTCTATGAGCTGTGCTACCTGTCACGATAAAAATAAAGCGTTTACAGATGGCCTAAAAACATTTCCAAAGCAATTGAGAAATACGCCAACATTAACCTATGCAGCCTTGCAAAAAAGTTTTTTTTATGATGGTAGGACAGGAAATCTTGAAGGACAAATTGTTGATGTAGTTAACAACAAAAACGAATTCCATACCAATCTGCAGGATTTAAAAGAAGTGGTTGGAAATGATTCCGTATACGCCGTACAGTTTTCAAAATTGTATGGCTCTGAGGTTTCCGATCATTCTATAAGAAATGCCATTGCGGTTTATATTAGAAGCCTGAACAAATTCAATTCAAAATTTGATAACAATATCAACGGTTTGGAAAACACCTTGTCTTCGCATGAAGTAAATGGTTTTAATTTGTTTATGGGAAAAGCTAAATGTGCCACCTGTCATTTTGCACCAGTGTTCAACGGAACAGTGCCGCCAAACTTTAAAGACACCGAGTTTGAATTGTTGGGAGTGCCACGGGATACTTTAAAGGAAACACTTGTAGATGGCGATTTGGGACGTTACAATGTCTTCAACACCATAGAAAAGAAGTATTTTTTCAAAACGCCAACGGTTAGGAATAGTTCCAAAACTGCTCCTTACATGCATAACGGTGTGTTTGTGAGTTTGGAGCAGCTGATGGAGTTTTATAATGATGGAGGAGGAGCTGGATTAGGTCTGGATTTGGAATATCAAACCTTGCCTCCCGATGCCCTTGGATTGACAGAAAGCGAAATGAAAGATATTATCAGCTTTATGGAATCCTTAGAGGATAGTTAA
- a CDS encoding TlpA disulfide reductase family protein, which translates to MKKTLALLLVASAFACKQEEPPKDYVTFSGQITNPNSDSLIVRSRSYSKTIPVSTDGTFKDTLKLEPGVYSLFDGAESTTLYLKNGYDIKLTMDTNQFDETISYTGVGSENSNFLAKKSLKEEELLDLDKLGQIDNLEALDQSIASIKNELTTFYNSDNTIDSTIVADAVKNVDPMLQSYQRYLASSITLKQELPQGSPSPVFENFENHKGGTTSLSDLKGKYVYVDVWATWCGPCKAEIPHLKRIEEEYQDKNIQFVSISVDDGRGFKGDTPEAAAAAAKEGWKQMVSEKELGGIQLLADKGWKSDFVQNYKINGIPRFILIDPQGNIVTPDAPRPSSSGLVELLKELDI; encoded by the coding sequence ATGAAAAAAACATTGGCCTTATTACTTGTTGCTTCTGCGTTTGCTTGTAAACAAGAAGAACCGCCTAAAGATTACGTTACTTTTTCTGGGCAAATAACAAATCCCAACAGTGACTCCCTTATTGTAAGAAGTCGTTCTTATTCAAAGACAATTCCAGTATCTACAGACGGAACGTTCAAGGATACCTTAAAATTAGAGCCTGGAGTTTACAGCCTATTTGATGGAGCAGAAAGCACCACGTTATATCTAAAAAACGGCTATGATATTAAGCTTACAATGGACACTAACCAGTTTGACGAAACAATTTCTTATACAGGGGTTGGATCTGAAAACAGTAACTTCTTGGCTAAAAAATCCCTGAAGGAAGAAGAGCTTCTTGACCTTGATAAATTAGGCCAAATAGATAATTTGGAAGCCTTGGACCAATCCATAGCGTCCATTAAAAATGAATTGACAACATTTTACAATTCCGATAATACAATTGATTCCACAATTGTAGCAGATGCTGTTAAAAATGTGGATCCAATGCTTCAGTCATACCAACGATACTTAGCAAGCTCGATTACTTTAAAGCAAGAACTGCCTCAAGGTAGTCCTTCTCCTGTTTTTGAAAACTTTGAAAACCACAAAGGAGGTACCACTTCTTTAAGTGATTTAAAAGGTAAGTATGTATATGTAGATGTTTGGGCAACTTGGTGCGGACCTTGTAAGGCAGAAATTCCTCACTTAAAACGTATCGAAGAAGAATACCAAGATAAAAACATTCAATTTGTAAGTATTTCTGTGGATGATGGAAGAGGTTTTAAAGGAGACACTCCTGAAGCTGCCGCGGCTGCTGCCAAAGAAGGTTGGAAACAAATGGTTTCCGAAAAAGAATTGGGAGGCATTCAATTGTTGGCTGACAAAGGCTGGAAATCGGATTTTGTTCAAAACTACAAAATTAACGGGATCCCTCGTTTCATCCTTATTGATCCTCAAGGAAATATTGTAACTCCAGACGCTCCAAGACCTTCTAGTTCAGGATTGGTTGAATTATTGAAAGAATTAGACATTTAA
- a CDS encoding homoserine kinase, with the protein MKNEIKIFSPATVANVACGFDVMGFCLDAVGDEMIVKKSAQKGIRITKIEGYDLPLEAEKNVAGVAALALLEDAKPEFGFDIEIYKNIKPGSGIGSSSASASGSVYAINELLGRPYNKTQLSYFAMKGEALASGCEHADNIAPGIFGGFTLVKSIDPLEILEIPTPTELYATIVHPQIEIKTSEARAILPKDIPLQKAITQWANLGSLVHGLHTNDYELISKSLHDVVIEPYRSTLIPYFQEVKALAQKHGALGSGISGSGPSIFILSKGEDIANKVAHAAEALYSKTNLDFNIHVSKINTQGIKTLL; encoded by the coding sequence TTGAAAAACGAAATAAAAATATTTTCACCAGCAACGGTGGCCAATGTAGCCTGTGGCTTTGATGTCATGGGTTTTTGCTTGGACGCGGTTGGAGATGAAATGATTGTAAAAAAATCAGCCCAAAAAGGGATTCGGATTACCAAAATTGAAGGTTACGACTTACCTCTTGAGGCTGAAAAGAATGTTGCAGGGGTTGCCGCTCTGGCCCTTTTGGAAGATGCCAAACCAGAATTTGGTTTCGACATAGAAATCTACAAGAACATCAAACCTGGAAGCGGTATTGGTAGTAGTTCGGCTAGCGCTTCCGGTAGTGTATATGCTATCAATGAACTTCTGGGAAGACCTTATAACAAAACACAACTCTCCTACTTCGCCATGAAAGGTGAAGCTTTGGCAAGTGGTTGTGAACACGCCGATAATATTGCCCCTGGCATTTTTGGTGGATTCACTCTAGTAAAAAGTATAGACCCTTTGGAAATTTTGGAAATTCCCACACCTACTGAATTATACGCTACTATTGTTCACCCACAAATAGAAATTAAAACCTCCGAGGCAAGAGCCATTTTACCAAAGGATATTCCGTTACAAAAGGCCATTACCCAATGGGCCAACCTAGGAAGTTTGGTTCATGGACTTCACACCAACGATTATGAATTGATAAGCAAGTCACTTCACGATGTAGTTATTGAACCCTACAGGAGTACTTTGATACCTTATTTCCAAGAAGTAAAAGCACTTGCTCAAAAACATGGTGCCCTTGGTTCTGGAATCTCAGGATCTGGACCCTCCATTTTTATTTTGTCAAAAGGTGAAGATATTGCCAATAAAGTGGCACATGCCGCAGAAGCCCTCTATTCCAAAACCAACTTGGATTTTAATATACATGTTTCAAAAATTAACACCCAAGGAATAAAAACGTTGCTATGA
- the thrA gene encoding bifunctional aspartate kinase/homoserine dehydrogenase I — MNVLKFGGTSVGSVENINKVVNILEDYAKNEALACVVSAVGGVTDKLIIVGKLAQNKDASFLSEFEVIKTLHLDLISQLIPDCDSKVVTELEEILNDLKSLLDGIFLINELSPKTSDKLVGFGELLSSFIITETLKSKGLDAVRKNSRDLIITNNNFTKADVIYELTLPKIQEYFKSANQRITVLPGFIASSEHGEATTLGRGGSDFTAAIVATAIEAGQLEIWTDVSGMYTANPKLVKQAQPIEKLSYQEAMELSHFGAKVLYPPTIQPVLIQNIPIVIKNTLEPEAPGTYITNDEQSNGLTVRGITNIDNIALLTLEGNSMVGIPGFSKRLFETLAINKINVILITQASSEHTICFAVDEADGDHAKEVIDFNFGYEIALRKINPILIEKDLAIVALVGDNMKSHQGISGKMFSTLGKNNINIRAIAQGASERNISTVIAQQDVKKALNTLHETFFEVKTKQLNVFISGVGNVGERLVEQIHQQKKYLRDTLKINLRVVGLSNSRTMLFDEDGIPLKNWKELLSKGEKASMEGFFNRIKLLNLRNSVFVDVTANEEIAKLYGKYLKESIAVVACNKIACSSDFENYSELKYLSRKYNAPLLFETNVGAGLPVIDTLNNLIASGDKIKSIQAVLSGSLNFVFNNFNDTTKFHDVVKQAQAEGYTEPDPRIDLSGVDVARKILILARESGSKMELEDITNHSFLTKSNLESKSVDDFYKTLIDDEAHFQKLYSDAKAKNCQLKYVAEFNEGKASVGLREIPQGHPFYNLEGKDNIVMFYTHRYIEQPMIIKGAGAGADVTASGLFADIIRTGND; from the coding sequence ATGAATGTATTAAAATTTGGAGGAACGTCTGTAGGTTCTGTAGAAAATATAAATAAAGTCGTTAACATTCTTGAAGATTATGCCAAAAATGAAGCATTGGCTTGTGTTGTTTCAGCCGTAGGAGGGGTTACAGACAAACTTATTATTGTTGGCAAACTAGCTCAAAATAAAGATGCAAGTTTCCTTTCTGAATTTGAAGTTATTAAAACACTACATTTAGATCTAATATCACAACTAATACCAGATTGCGACTCTAAAGTTGTTACCGAACTAGAAGAAATACTAAATGATTTGAAAAGCCTTTTAGATGGTATTTTTCTTATCAACGAACTCTCTCCAAAAACATCCGACAAATTAGTAGGATTTGGAGAACTCCTATCTTCTTTTATCATTACTGAAACTTTAAAAAGCAAAGGACTGGATGCCGTTAGAAAAAACAGTCGTGATTTAATTATTACCAATAACAACTTCACCAAAGCCGATGTTATTTATGAATTGACCTTACCAAAAATTCAGGAATATTTTAAATCGGCCAACCAGCGCATTACTGTTCTTCCGGGATTCATAGCATCCTCCGAACATGGTGAAGCAACCACTTTGGGACGTGGCGGTTCGGACTTTACGGCAGCGATTGTCGCTACTGCCATTGAAGCTGGCCAATTGGAAATTTGGACAGATGTAAGCGGTATGTATACCGCCAACCCTAAATTGGTAAAGCAAGCCCAACCAATTGAAAAACTTTCCTATCAGGAAGCTATGGAATTGTCGCATTTTGGAGCAAAAGTATTGTACCCACCTACAATTCAGCCCGTATTGATTCAGAACATTCCTATTGTTATAAAAAACACTTTGGAGCCAGAAGCTCCAGGAACCTATATTACCAACGACGAACAATCCAATGGATTGACGGTAAGAGGTATCACCAATATTGACAATATTGCCCTTTTAACTTTGGAAGGCAACAGTATGGTGGGCATCCCAGGATTTTCAAAACGCCTATTTGAAACATTAGCAATCAATAAAATAAATGTCATATTGATTACCCAAGCATCATCAGAACATACCATTTGTTTTGCTGTAGACGAAGCCGATGGGGACCATGCCAAGGAAGTTATCGACTTTAATTTTGGGTATGAAATAGCCCTTCGAAAAATCAATCCAATCCTCATTGAAAAGGATTTGGCCATTGTGGCGCTCGTTGGTGATAACATGAAAAGTCACCAAGGTATCAGTGGAAAAATGTTCAGTACGCTTGGTAAGAACAACATCAACATTAGGGCTATTGCGCAAGGCGCTTCCGAAAGGAACATCTCAACCGTTATTGCCCAACAGGACGTTAAAAAAGCGCTCAACACTTTACACGAAACCTTCTTTGAAGTAAAAACAAAACAACTTAATGTATTTATCTCTGGAGTTGGAAATGTAGGTGAACGATTGGTAGAACAAATCCATCAGCAAAAAAAATATCTAAGGGATACCCTAAAAATCAATTTAAGAGTGGTTGGATTGTCTAATTCAAGAACTATGCTTTTTGATGAAGATGGTATTCCTCTTAAAAATTGGAAAGAGCTTCTGTCAAAAGGAGAAAAAGCCTCGATGGAAGGATTCTTCAATCGTATTAAGTTGCTCAACCTTCGTAACAGCGTGTTTGTGGATGTCACTGCTAATGAAGAGATAGCTAAACTCTACGGCAAATATTTAAAAGAAAGTATAGCTGTAGTAGCCTGTAATAAAATTGCCTGTTCCAGTGATTTTGAAAACTATTCAGAGCTTAAGTATTTATCCAGAAAGTACAATGCACCGTTATTGTTTGAAACTAACGTAGGCGCAGGATTACCGGTTATTGACACTTTAAACAACCTCATCGCTTCTGGTGACAAAATCAAGAGTATTCAAGCGGTACTTTCTGGAAGTTTGAATTTTGTGTTTAACAACTTCAATGACACCACCAAATTTCATGACGTGGTAAAACAGGCACAGGCCGAAGGATACACAGAACCTGATCCGCGTATTGATTTAAGTGGCGTGGATGTTGCCAGAAAAATATTGATTTTAGCTAGGGAAAGCGGTTCAAAAATGGAACTTGAGGACATCACCAATCACTCCTTTTTAACCAAATCTAATTTGGAAAGTAAGTCGGTAGATGATTTTTACAAAACCTTGATTGATGATGAAGCGCATTTCCAAAAATTATACAGCGATGCGAAGGCTAAAAATTGTCAATTGAAATATGTGGCGGAATTCAACGAAGGGAAAGCCTCTGTAGGCCTACGCGAAATTCCCCAAGGACATCCATTTTACAATCTTGAAGGAAAGGATAACATCGTAATGTTTTACACCCACCGTTACATAGAGCAACCAATGATTATCAAAGGTGCCGGTGCAGGTGCCGATGTAACCGCTTCAGGTTTGTTTGCCGATATTATACGGACTGGAAATGACTAA
- a CDS encoding class I SAM-dependent methyltransferase: MTKSSVHKDVAQTEATLKVFNDCASMYDQKYVDISAYEPSVLQFCELLDNHNQYTKILELGCGPGNVTRFIKEGFPNFKISGRDLSPNMIDIAAKNVPSVNFEVMDCRDLENIQESYDGVMCAFLFPYLSKGDVEQLISESSRILSKNGYLYISTIVGDYESSQWTGSKNYPELQLFMHYYREEDLRNILTKHHFQIVHTEQLVNPTNGDNELIIIAKKN, encoded by the coding sequence ATGACTAAGTCCAGTGTACATAAAGATGTAGCACAAACTGAAGCGACGCTTAAGGTCTTTAATGACTGTGCCTCCATGTACGATCAAAAGTATGTGGATATTTCAGCCTACGAACCTTCGGTCCTTCAGTTTTGTGAACTTCTTGACAACCATAACCAATACACCAAAATTTTGGAATTAGGTTGCGGGCCTGGCAATGTCACGCGTTTTATTAAGGAGGGATTTCCAAACTTTAAGATTTCAGGAAGAGACCTCTCGCCTAACATGATTGACATTGCTGCTAAAAATGTGCCTTCGGTCAACTTTGAGGTGATGGATTGCCGAGATCTTGAAAATATTCAGGAATCTTATGATGGTGTTATGTGCGCCTTTTTGTTCCCTTATCTTTCAAAAGGTGATGTGGAGCAACTTATTTCTGAAAGTTCTAGAATTCTGTCCAAAAATGGATATCTGTACATCAGTACAATTGTAGGAGATTATGAGTCCTCTCAATGGACTGGATCTAAGAATTACCCAGAACTGCAATTGTTCATGCATTATTATCGGGAAGAGGATTTAAGAAACATCTTAACCAAACATCATTTTCAAATTGTACATACAGAACAGTTGGTCAATCCAACCAATGGAGACAACGAATTGATTATTATAGCCAAAAAAAATTGA